One segment of Methanosphaera sp. WGK6 DNA contains the following:
- a CDS encoding universal stress protein has translation MFNKILVPTDGSELSKKAAIEAIDLAKNLDSTIVVTHIMDQKVPLAYEEQEARANKYINEIIDLAVEEDVKVESMILFGSPEFDIEKVARKSEADVIVMGSRGTGLKSKLLGSFTQATLKHVDLPIIIIK, from the coding sequence ATGTTTAATAAAATATTAGTACCAACAGATGGTTCCGAGTTATCTAAAAAAGCAGCAATTGAAGCTATAGACTTAGCAAAAAATCTTGATTCTACAATTGTTGTTACCCATATTATGGATCAAAAAGTACCTTTAGCTTATGAAGAACAAGAAGCAAGAGCAAATAAGTATATTAATGAAATTATTGATCTTGCAGTTGAAGAAGATGTTAAAGTAGAAAGTATGATTTTATTTGGAAGTCCAGAATTTGATATTGAAAAAGTTGCAAGAAAAAGTGAAGCGGATGTTATTGTAATGGGTTCACGTGGAACAGGACTTAAATCTAAATTATTAGGTAGTTTTACACAAGCTACACTAAAACATGTAGATTTACCAATAATTATTATTAAATAA
- a CDS encoding adenosylcobinamide amidohydrolase, whose product MTYIYSEIVYSNDLFDLIKRDAALIIKFKVNNNLVISSWLNGGYQENMKYVVNQTLEGSDYNEIASMDYKTFQSKCMEKLELNPLKSTGLFTSACMDNYAISTYTFNKLTVTSIVTAGADKNGIKAGDPASFYEYDNKYSSIGTINVITIINANLEPGALITASITVTEAKTSVLEDLKLESQFSTHIATGTGTDGICIVSNKSSKNHIENAGKHSKLGELIAKSVQDATRKALYYQTAMNTEYQKTVINRLTRFNIDFDDFYNKTSNITKTDYVSLLYPYINETRNIAWVSMVVNLIDEYQTNLLEFKDIIEPIKEIISTFTGISYDINIKSIKDIMDYMINAINDYLIKKG is encoded by the coding sequence ATGACTTATATTTATTCAGAAATAGTTTATTCTAATGATTTATTTGATTTAATAAAAAGAGATGCAGCATTAATCATTAAATTTAAAGTAAATAATAATTTAGTGATATCTTCATGGCTTAATGGTGGTTATCAGGAAAATATGAAATATGTTGTTAATCAAACATTGGAAGGAAGTGATTATAATGAAATTGCTTCTATGGATTATAAAACATTTCAATCAAAATGTATGGAAAAATTAGAATTAAATCCATTAAAATCAACAGGACTATTTACATCAGCATGTATGGATAACTATGCTATATCAACATATACATTTAACAAATTAACTGTAACTTCAATAGTAACTGCTGGAGCAGATAAAAATGGTATAAAAGCAGGTGATCCAGCATCATTCTATGAATATGATAATAAATATTCATCAATAGGAACAATTAATGTAATAACAATAATAAATGCAAATCTTGAGCCTGGAGCATTAATAACAGCATCAATAACAGTAACAGAAGCAAAAACAAGTGTACTTGAAGATTTAAAACTAGAAAGTCAATTTTCTACACATATAGCAACAGGGACGGGAACTGATGGAATATGTATTGTTTCAAATAAATCAAGTAAAAATCACATAGAAAATGCTGGAAAACATTCAAAACTAGGTGAACTGATAGCAAAATCAGTTCAAGATGCAACAAGAAAAGCATTATACTATCAAACTGCAATGAATACAGAATATCAAAAAACAGTAATAAATAGATTAACTAGATTTAACATAGACTTTGATGACTTTTATAATAAAACATCAAATATAACTAAAACAGATTATGTTAGTCTATTGTATCCTTATATTAATGAAACAAGAAACATTGCATGGGTAAGTATGGTTGTTAATTTAATAGATGAATATCAGACAAATCTATTAGAATTTAAGGATATAATAGAACCAATTAAAGAAATAATTTCTACATTTACAGGAATATCTTATGATATTAATATAAAATCAATAAAAGATATTATGGACTATATGATAAATGCAATAAATGATTATTTAATAAAAAAGGGGTAA